Proteins from one Bartonella sp. HY328 genomic window:
- a CDS encoding bifunctional methylenetetrahydrofolate dehydrogenase/methenyltetrahydrofolate cyclohydrolase — MADIIDGKLLAAQIIEQIKHETGQLMASHNIRPGLAVVIVGEDPASEIYVSSKSRKAEECGFKSVTHKLDSDINEKDLLRLITNLNGDPAIHGILVQLPLPNHISAEKVIETISPRKDVDGFHYVNAGKLAIGAIDDTFVPCTPAGAMIMIRRVLGNDLSNLDAVIVGRSNIVGKPMASLLLAANATTTIAHSRTHDLQDVVRSGDIVVAAVGKPELIKGDWIKPGATVIDVGINRIDAPEKGEGKTRIVGDVEFDSASQVAGAITPVPGGVGPMTIAMLMANTLKAACLSVGVAAPQFD, encoded by the coding sequence ATGGCCGATATTATTGATGGAAAACTGTTGGCAGCACAAATTATTGAACAGATCAAACATGAAACTGGCCAATTAATGGCAAGCCATAATATCCGTCCCGGTCTTGCTGTGGTTATTGTCGGGGAAGATCCAGCAAGTGAAATCTATGTTTCTTCAAAAAGCCGCAAAGCAGAAGAATGCGGCTTTAAGTCGGTAACCCATAAGCTTGATAGCGATATTAATGAAAAAGACCTATTGCGTTTAATTACCAATTTAAATGGTGATCCAGCCATTCATGGTATTTTGGTGCAATTACCGCTGCCAAACCACATTTCAGCTGAAAAAGTAATCGAAACCATTTCACCACGCAAAGATGTTGATGGCTTCCATTATGTTAATGCGGGTAAATTGGCCATTGGTGCAATTGATGATACTTTCGTTCCATGCACACCAGCAGGCGCAATGATTATGATCCGCCGCGTCCTTGGCAATGATCTTTCTAATCTTGATGCAGTGATTGTCGGTCGGTCCAATATTGTTGGCAAACCAATGGCAAGCCTATTGCTTGCTGCCAATGCTACAACAACTATTGCTCATAGTCGCACCCATGATCTGCAAGACGTTGTGCGTAGCGGCGATATTGTCGTAGCTGCCGTTGGCAAACCAGAACTTATTAAAGGTGATTGGATTAAGCCAGGCGCAACCGTGATTGACGTTGGCATTAACCGCATTGATGCACCAGAAAAAGGCGAAGGTAAAACCCGCATAGTCGGCGATGTCGAGTTTGATAGTGCAAGCCAAGTCGCAGGGGCTATTACGCCAGTTCCAGGCGGGGTAGGGCCAATGACCATTGCCATGCTTATGGCCAATACCCTTAAAGCTGCTTGCCTATCTGTTGGTGTTGCCGCTCCACAATTTGATTGA
- a CDS encoding ABC transporter ATP-binding protein, whose amino-acid sequence MTPCVSIKNVTKIFGAFTAVNSINLDIAEGEFFSLLGPSGCGKSTLLRMIAGFEMPTSGTISIAGNDMTEVEPNKRPTNMMFQSYALFPHLTVAKNIAFGLQQEKLPKAEIAARIAEVGEKLKLTEFMDRKPASLSGGQKQRVALARALVKRPKVLLLDEPLGALDKNLRTQTQMELMRLQKELGITFIIVTHDQDEAMTVSSRIAILEKGEIIQIGTPSEIYEMPLTRYVAKFLGETNIITADSAERDEDFILIESSEVGGTIKTAYSDRVVLSEKFWLSVRPERVEIAKSGTQGVEGLDATIETITYTGIKRNYRMRLATGKIIDAIRVNQGIEDDFEVGDKVIAHWQPDAARLLAD is encoded by the coding sequence ATGACTCCATGCGTTTCCATTAAAAATGTAACCAAGATCTTTGGTGCCTTTACCGCAGTGAATAGCATTAATCTTGATATTGCCGAAGGTGAATTTTTCTCACTGCTTGGACCATCAGGCTGCGGAAAATCAACTCTTTTACGCATGATTGCCGGATTTGAAATGCCAACATCGGGCACAATATCTATTGCTGGCAACGATATGACAGAGGTGGAGCCAAATAAGCGGCCAACCAATATGATGTTTCAGTCCTATGCGCTATTTCCTCATCTCACTGTTGCTAAAAATATTGCCTTTGGTTTACAGCAAGAAAAATTGCCTAAAGCTGAGATCGCGGCGCGTATTGCAGAAGTAGGTGAAAAACTAAAGCTTACCGAATTTATGGATCGTAAACCTGCAAGCCTTTCTGGTGGCCAAAAACAGCGCGTTGCTTTGGCGCGTGCATTGGTCAAACGGCCAAAAGTACTATTGCTTGATGAGCCGCTAGGGGCTTTGGATAAAAATTTGCGCACGCAAACCCAAATGGAATTAATGCGCCTGCAAAAAGAACTTGGCATTACCTTTATCATTGTTACCCATGACCAAGATGAAGCAATGACCGTTTCATCACGCATTGCTATTTTGGAAAAAGGTGAAATTATTCAAATTGGTACACCAAGCGAAATTTATGAAATGCCGCTTACTCGCTATGTCGCAAAATTTTTAGGTGAAACCAATATTATCACTGCCGATTCAGCTGAGCGGGACGAAGATTTTATCCTAATTGAAAGCTCAGAAGTTGGCGGAACAATAAAAACCGCTTATTCCGATCGCGTGGTATTAAGTGAAAAATTTTGGCTCTCCGTTCGCCCAGAAAGGGTAGAAATTGCCAAAAGCGGAACCCAAGGTGTTGAAGGCTTAGATGCCACTATTGAAACCATCACCTATACGGGCATCAAGCGCAATTACCGTATGCGTCTTGCCACGGGCAAAATCATCGACGCCATCCGCGTTAATCAAGGCATTGAAGACGACTTCGAGGTTGGCGATAAAGTCATAGCCCATTGGCAACCAGATGCTGCCCGACTATTGGCAGATTAG
- a CDS encoding extracellular solute-binding protein, translating into MSVKKFFKTCLIAAAGTLMTLGVAEAQNKKLFIFNFSNYFADDTISNFVKQTGINTKLDYFDTHEMLETRLITGGSGYDVAFASSPVASRLIPAHALQKLDKSKLKNYGNIDPFYLEMISAFDPGNEYMVPYMITTTGIAYNVKKINERLPNAPVDSLDMFFKPEITSKFADCGIGINDSPNEIIPIALNYIGLNPYSTNSEDLAKAKEVLLKLRPYIRHMRTGQLLDDMASGEICLALMWNGDANIGARRAKEANSGADVIYRLPKEGTSITLDNMVIPVDAPDPEEALKFIDYILEAKVTADITNSVFFPNPNAAATPFVTPEIRDNPNLYPPEELRKKFFVDKLLSPRDARQRTRLWTEFRAGY; encoded by the coding sequence ATGTCTGTTAAGAAATTTTTTAAAACTTGCCTCATTGCTGCAGCAGGTACTTTAATGACCCTTGGTGTAGCAGAAGCACAAAATAAAAAACTATTTATTTTTAATTTTTCCAACTATTTTGCCGATGATACAATTTCCAATTTCGTCAAACAAACGGGTATTAATACAAAACTCGATTATTTTGACACTCATGAAATGTTGGAAACACGGCTGATTACCGGTGGTAGTGGCTATGATGTCGCTTTTGCCAGCTCTCCAGTGGCAAGCCGCCTTATACCAGCGCATGCTTTACAAAAGCTTGATAAGTCGAAGCTTAAAAATTATGGCAATATTGATCCATTCTATCTAGAAATGATCAGCGCTTTTGATCCGGGCAATGAATATATGGTGCCCTATATGATCACCACAACAGGCATCGCTTATAATGTTAAAAAAATTAATGAACGGTTGCCGAATGCACCTGTTGATAGCCTTGACATGTTTTTTAAGCCGGAAATTACATCAAAATTTGCTGATTGTGGAATTGGCATCAATGATTCTCCCAATGAAATCATACCAATAGCTTTAAACTATATCGGGCTTAATCCTTATTCTACTAATAGCGAAGACCTTGCCAAAGCAAAAGAAGTTTTACTAAAATTGCGTCCCTATATTCGGCATATGCGTACTGGCCAATTGCTTGACGACATGGCATCGGGTGAAATATGCCTTGCTTTAATGTGGAATGGTGATGCTAATATCGGGGCACGACGCGCTAAAGAGGCTAATTCTGGTGCCGACGTTATTTATCGCTTGCCCAAAGAGGGTACCAGTATCACCCTTGATAATATGGTCATACCAGTAGATGCACCTGATCCAGAAGAAGCTTTAAAATTCATTGATTATATTCTGGAAGCAAAGGTAACTGCTGACATTACCAATTCGGTGTTTTTTCCTAATCCCAATGCGGCTGCAACGCCTTTTGTAACACCAGAAATACGTGATAATCCTAATCTATACCCACCAGAAGAGCTACGCAAAAAGTTTTTTGTCGATAAATTATTATCGCCTCGCGATGCGCGTCAGCGTACTCGTCTATGGACTGAGTTTAGGGCAGGGTACTAA
- the msrA gene encoding peptide-methionine (S)-S-oxide reductase MsrA yields the protein MALFGFDKSKMPQGSEILPGRSHAIATADKHFVNGVALKNDWQPPVKTILLGMGCFWGAERLFWSLPGVVVTSVGYAGGTTPNPTYEEVCSGRTGHTEVVEVVYDESKIDLEQILKIFWEEHDPTQIMRQGNDHGNNYRSAIYVNDEDQLAIVEQSAKNYADVLKPRGFGDIATEIKMHIPYYFAEEYHQQYLAKNPNGYCGLQGTGVSCPIGLGVKA from the coding sequence ATGGCACTATTTGGTTTTGATAAGTCTAAAATGCCGCAGGGTAGCGAAATTTTACCCGGACGGTCTCATGCTATTGCCACTGCAGATAAGCATTTTGTTAATGGGGTGGCGCTTAAAAATGATTGGCAACCGCCGGTAAAAACTATTCTACTTGGTATGGGATGTTTTTGGGGGGCTGAGCGGCTATTTTGGTCATTGCCGGGTGTGGTGGTGACAAGTGTTGGCTATGCAGGCGGAACAACCCCTAATCCAACTTATGAGGAAGTATGTTCTGGGCGCACGGGGCATACAGAGGTAGTTGAGGTGGTTTATGATGAAAGCAAAATTGACCTTGAACAAATTTTAAAAATCTTCTGGGAAGAGCATGATCCCACTCAAATTATGCGCCAAGGTAATGATCATGGCAATAATTATCGCTCTGCGATTTATGTCAATGATGAAGACCAGCTTGCAATTGTTGAACAAAGTGCCAAAAATTACGCTGATGTACTTAAACCGCGTGGGTTTGGCGACATTGCAACCGAGATAAAAATGCATATTCCTTATTATTTTGCTGAAGAGTATCACCAGCAATATCTAGCTAAAAATCCCAATGGCTATTGCGGCTTACAAGGTACAGGCGTATCTTGCCCCATTGGTCTTGGTGTCAAAGCTTAA
- the proC gene encoding pyrroline-5-carboxylate reductase, with amino-acid sequence MSDNNIVLVGCGNMGRAMVEGWLHKNVAKPSQIHVVEPNEELRQRAQQLGVHVYGDAQEISENVTVAYVLFAVKPQVFDKIAPAYQKYAGNAAFVSIMAGVKIAKFTELLGEKTAVVRTMPNTPAAIGEGMLVYCINDHVNAGQEEFVRALLHANGEVAKVEENQMDAVTGLSGSGPAYVFHMIECLARAGMEVGLDENTALLLARQTVKGAGILAASSPEMPSVLRERVTSPNGTTAAGLAVLMGDKRMENMIVECVKAACERSKELGN; translated from the coding sequence ATGAGCGATAATAATATTGTTTTGGTTGGTTGTGGTAATATGGGGCGTGCCATGGTCGAGGGGTGGTTACATAAAAATGTGGCTAAGCCTAGCCAGATTCATGTTGTTGAGCCCAATGAAGAGTTGCGCCAACGCGCACAACAGCTTGGTGTTCATGTTTATGGCGATGCGCAAGAGATTAGCGAAAATGTCACCGTTGCTTATGTGCTTTTTGCTGTAAAGCCTCAGGTATTTGACAAGATTGCCCCAGCCTACCAAAAATATGCCGGTAATGCTGCCTTTGTCAGCATTATGGCTGGTGTAAAAATTGCAAAATTTACCGAGCTACTTGGTGAAAAAACAGCTGTAGTGCGCACAATGCCGAATACACCTGCCGCTATTGGTGAAGGCATGTTGGTCTATTGCATCAATGATCATGTTAATGCTGGCCAAGAAGAGTTTGTCCGTGCGCTTTTACATGCCAATGGTGAAGTCGCCAAGGTCGAAGAAAATCAAATGGATGCAGTCACCGGTCTTTCTGGTTCTGGCCCTGCTTATGTTTTTCATATGATCGAGTGTTTGGCACGCGCTGGTATGGAAGTTGGTCTTGATGAAAATACCGCTTTGCTACTTGCACGCCAAACCGTAAAAGGCGCAGGTATTTTGGCCGCCAGTTCGCCTGAAATGCCATCGGTCCTGCGTGAGCGCGTAACTAGCCCTAATGGCACAACTGCCGCAGGTCTTGCTGTTTTAATGGGTGATAAACGTATGGAAAATATGATTGTTGAATGTGTAAAAGCTGCTTGTGAACGCTCTAAAGAGCTTGGCAATTAA